Proteins from one Juglans microcarpa x Juglans regia isolate MS1-56 chromosome 1S, Jm3101_v1.0, whole genome shotgun sequence genomic window:
- the LOC121247674 gene encoding UDP-galactose/UDP-glucose transporter 4-like isoform X2, whose translation MVSASYGWYFTFVQGFVYLFLLYLQGFTPKQMVNPWKTYVKLSAVLMGSHGLTKGSLAFLNYPAQLMFKSTKVLPVMVMGAFIPGLRRKYPLHEYVSAILLVVGLILFTLADAQTSPNFSVIGVIMVSGALIMDSFLGNLQEAIFTMNPETSQTEMLFCSTVVGLPFLIPPMLVTGELFKAWSSCSKHPYVYGVLVFEAMATFIGQVSVLSLIALFGAATTAMVTTARKAVTLLLSYMIFTKPLTEQHGTGLLLIAMGITLKLLPDNKPNRRVSSSSSTAHIAKPASTDQQEITELENVEQDEEKRPLV comes from the exons ATGGTATCTGCgag ctATGGTTGGTATTTCACATTTGTTCAAGGCTTTGTCTACCTGTTTCTGCTTTATCTCCAAGGCTTCACCCCCAAGCAAATGGTGAACCCATGGAAGACTTATGTGAAACTCTCTGCTGTACTTATGGGTTCCCATGGACTTACCAAAGGGTCCTTGGCTTTCCTGAACTACCCTGCACAGCTTATGTTCAAATCCACAAAG GTTCTCCCAGTCATGGTAATGGGTGCATTCATACCTGGTCTGAGGCGGAAATATCCACTTCACGAATACGTGTCTGCGATACTCTTGGTTGTGGGTTTGATCCTCTTCACCTTAGCTGATGCACAAACTTCTCCAAACTTCAGTGTAATTGGTGTTATAATGGTATCTGGTGCTCTAATCATGGATTCCTTTTTGGGTAATCTGCAAGAAGCAATCTTCACCATGAATCCCGAAACCAGCCAG ACAGAGATGCTGTTTTGCTCAACCGTAGTCGGCCTGCCTTTCTTGATTCCACCAATGCTTGTAACTGGAGAATTATTTAAAGCATGGAGTTCATGCTCAAAG CATCCATACGTTTATGGAGTGTTAGTGTTTGAAGCCATGGCTACATTTATCGGCCAAGTTTCTGTCCTCTCCCTCATTGCCCTCTTTGGTGCTGCCACTACTGCCATG GTGACAACAGCAAGGAAGGCAGTGACATTATTACTTTCATACATGATATTTACAAAGCCATTGACTGAGCAACATGGGACTGGACTTCTGCTCATAGCCATGGGAATCACACTGAAGCTCTTACCTGATAACAAACCTAACAGGAGGGTCTCCTCCTCTTCCAGTACTGCCCATATTGCGAAGCCTGCTAGCACTGATCAGCAGGAGATAACTGAACTAGAAAATGTAgaacaagatg
- the LOC121247674 gene encoding UDP-galactose/UDP-glucose transporter 4-like isoform X1, whose amino-acid sequence MRKEEQARSLFGISLSDRPKWKQFLICSAGFFFGYLVNGICEEYVYNRLQFSYGWYFTFVQGFVYLFLLYLQGFTPKQMVNPWKTYVKLSAVLMGSHGLTKGSLAFLNYPAQLMFKSTKVLPVMVMGAFIPGLRRKYPLHEYVSAILLVVGLILFTLADAQTSPNFSVIGVIMVSGALIMDSFLGNLQEAIFTMNPETSQTEMLFCSTVVGLPFLIPPMLVTGELFKAWSSCSKHPYVYGVLVFEAMATFIGQVSVLSLIALFGAATTAMVTTARKAVTLLLSYMIFTKPLTEQHGTGLLLIAMGITLKLLPDNKPNRRVSSSSSTAHIAKPASTDQQEITELENVEQDEEKRPLV is encoded by the exons ATGAGGAAAGAGGAGCAAGCACGGTCGTTGTTCGGGATTTCGCTCTCAGACCGACCCAAATGGAAACAGTTCCTCATTTGCTCTGCTGGGTTCTTCTTTGGCTATCTTGTCAATGGTATCTGCgag GAGTACGTGTACAACAGGCTCCAATTCAG ctATGGTTGGTATTTCACATTTGTTCAAGGCTTTGTCTACCTGTTTCTGCTTTATCTCCAAGGCTTCACCCCCAAGCAAATGGTGAACCCATGGAAGACTTATGTGAAACTCTCTGCTGTACTTATGGGTTCCCATGGACTTACCAAAGGGTCCTTGGCTTTCCTGAACTACCCTGCACAGCTTATGTTCAAATCCACAAAG GTTCTCCCAGTCATGGTAATGGGTGCATTCATACCTGGTCTGAGGCGGAAATATCCACTTCACGAATACGTGTCTGCGATACTCTTGGTTGTGGGTTTGATCCTCTTCACCTTAGCTGATGCACAAACTTCTCCAAACTTCAGTGTAATTGGTGTTATAATGGTATCTGGTGCTCTAATCATGGATTCCTTTTTGGGTAATCTGCAAGAAGCAATCTTCACCATGAATCCCGAAACCAGCCAG ACAGAGATGCTGTTTTGCTCAACCGTAGTCGGCCTGCCTTTCTTGATTCCACCAATGCTTGTAACTGGAGAATTATTTAAAGCATGGAGTTCATGCTCAAAG CATCCATACGTTTATGGAGTGTTAGTGTTTGAAGCCATGGCTACATTTATCGGCCAAGTTTCTGTCCTCTCCCTCATTGCCCTCTTTGGTGCTGCCACTACTGCCATG GTGACAACAGCAAGGAAGGCAGTGACATTATTACTTTCATACATGATATTTACAAAGCCATTGACTGAGCAACATGGGACTGGACTTCTGCTCATAGCCATGGGAATCACACTGAAGCTCTTACCTGATAACAAACCTAACAGGAGGGTCTCCTCCTCTTCCAGTACTGCCCATATTGCGAAGCCTGCTAGCACTGATCAGCAGGAGATAACTGAACTAGAAAATGTAgaacaagatg
- the LOC121245112 gene encoding uncharacterized protein LOC121245112 produces MNVQQRKTPANERKKPRMLKDFLSESSDSCPSGAGFKSFPTQPCSSTTCSTHDQYHSNPNNTMKLLRSRSKAASAATISAVQALINAFKKYPPMFLSRKKYYSSSKEAGRSTSDIDGAKIRFRVKDIVRWSSFKDLVQEKSRPLDVASSPDDHHQQYYYYCTTTNTSNTTCSSSSDGSSWCESDFTSSEYLLSSSSWHGKSKECGEHEVKVGKKYLQSVGRDCLEVTAGTESYADMEVGPKIIESELEEKEQQSPVSVLDFQVGDNEESFSAFTRSLACVERTRQNLMQKIQRFESLAKPESFDLEEWMSMEENTEFRELHHDNKDDEDEEEEPNELEMKVRELVNHVKVDIGKAKVEQLVLLDFFLEQLSTKKSCQTKKDDDDDDELEREMVSMAKAWMRGEHNGLYEWGLDQHKREAYVREMDRREMWSKFEEEQQEVALEIETQVLEFLVDEVFVDLFLR; encoded by the exons ATGAATGTGCAACAAAGAAAAACTCCTGCAAATGAGCGTAAAAAGCCCAGAATGCTGAAAGATTTCCTCAGCGAAAGCTCAGATTCATGTCCTTCAGGCGCCGGATTCAAATCCTTTCCTACACAGccatgcagtagtactacttGCAGTACTCATGATCAGTACCATTCAAATCCAAACAACACGATGAAGTTACTCAGAAGCCGATCAAAAGCTGCATCAGCAGCCACAATCTCAGCCGTCCAAGCCCTGATTAACGCGTTTAAGAAATACCCTCCGATGTTCCTGTCGAGAAAGAAGTACTACTCGAGCAGCAAGGAGGCCGGTAGGAGCACTAGCGATATCGATGGAGCCAAAATCAGGTTCAGAGTCAAAGACATCGTACGGTGGTCATCGTTCAAGGACTTGGTGCAGGAAAAATCTAGGCCCTTGGATGTCGCTTCCTCACCCGATGATCATCATCAGCAGTACTATTActactgcaccaccaccaacacTAGTAATACGACCTGCAGTTCTTCCTCCGATGGCTCCAGTTGGTGCGAAAGCGACTTCACCTCCTCCGAGTATTTACTGTCGTCGTCCAGCTGGCACGGTAAGTCAAAGGAGTGCGGTGAACACGAGGTCAAAGttggtaaaaaatatttacaatctgTCGGTAGGGATTGCCTGGAGGTGACAGCAGGGACAGAATCTTACGCTGACATGGAAGTGGGACCTAAG ATCATAGAGTCGGAATTGGAGGAGAAGGAACAGCAAAGCCCAGTTTCAGTGCTTGATTTTCAAGTTGGGGATAATGAAGAGTCATTCTCGGCTTTTACTCGAAGCCTTGCCTGTGTGGAGA GGACAAGACAAAACCTTATGCAAAAGATCCAGCGGTTTGAGAGTCTTGCTAAACCAGAGTCTTTCGACTTAGAGGAATGGATGTCAATGGAAGAAAATACCGAATTCAGAGAATTACACCATGATAATAAggatgatgaggatgaggaagaagagCCAAATGAACTTGAAATGAAGGTGAGAGAGCTGGTGAATCATGTCAAAGTAGATATTGGCAAGGCCAAAGTGGAACAACTAGTACTGTTGGATTTCTTTCTTGAACAGTTGAGTACAAAGAAATCATGTCAAACAAagaaggatgatgatgatgatgatgagcttGAAAGGGAGATGGTGAGCATGGCAAAGGCATGGATGAGAGGGGAACATAATGGGTTATATGAATGGGGGTTAGATCAGCACAAGAGGGAGGCTTACGTTAGAGAGATGGATAGGAGAGAAATGTGGAGCAAATTCGAAGAGGAGCAACAGGAAGTGGCATTGGAAATTGAGACTCAGGTTTTGGAGTTCTTGGTGGATGAGGTTTTTGTTGATCTCTTCTTACGGTGA